A single Thunnus thynnus chromosome 6, fThuThy2.1, whole genome shotgun sequence DNA region contains:
- the tuba1a gene encoding tubulin alpha-1A chain, with the protein MRECISIHVGQAGVQIGNACWELYCLEHGIQPDGQMPSDKTIGGGDDSFNTFFSETGAGKHVPRAVFVDLEPTVIDEVRTGTYRQLFHPEQLITGKEDAANNYARGHYTIGKEIIDLVLDRIRKLADQCTGLQGFLVFHSFGGGTGSGFTSLLMERLSVDYGKKSKLEFSIYPAPQVSTAVVEPYNSILTTHTTLEHSDCAFMVDNEAIYDICRRNLDIERPTYTNLNRLIGQIVSSITASLRFDGALNVDLTEFQTNLVPYPRIHFPLATYAPVISAEKAYHEQLSVAEITNACFEPANQMVKCDPRHGKYMACCLLYRGDVVPKDVNAAIATIKTKRTIQFVDWCPTGFKVGINYQPPTVVPGGDLAKVQRAVCMLSNTTAIAEAWARLDHKFDLMYAKRAFVHWYVGEGMEEGEFSEAREDMAALEKDYEEVGVDSIEGEGEEEGEEY; encoded by the exons ATG CGTGAGTGTATCTCCATCCACGTTGGTCAGGCTGGTGTCCAGATTGGCAATGCCTGCTGGGAGCTTTACTGCCTGGAACATGGGATCCAGCCGGACGGACAGATGCCCAGTGACAAAACCATTGGAGGAGGAGACGATTCCTTCAACACCTTCTTCAGTGAGACTGGAGCCGGAAAACACGTCCCCAGAGCTGTTTTTGTCGACCTGGAGCCCACTGTCATCG ATGAGGTTCGCACTGGGACCTACCGCCAGCTCTTCCACCCTGAGCAGCTGATCACTGGCAAGGAGGATGCTGCCAACAACTACGCCCGTGGACACTACACCATTGGCAAAGAGATCATCGACCTGGTGCTGGACAGGATCCGCAAACTG gcCGACCAGTGCACTGGCCTTCAGGGCTTCCTGGTGTTCCACAGCTTCGGAGGTGGCACCGGCTCTGGTTTCACCTCCCTGCTGATGGAGCGTCTGTCTGTCGACTACGGCAAGAAGTCCAAGCTGGAGTTCTCCATCTACCCAGCTCCCCAGGTGTCCACCGCTGTGGTGGAGCCCTACAACTCCATCCTGACCACCCACACCACCCTAGAGCACTCTGACTGTGCCTTCATGGTAGATAACGAGGCCATCTACGATATCTGCCGTAGGAACCTCGATATCGAGCGTCCTACCTACACCAACCTAAACAGGCTTATCGGTCAGATTGTGTCCTCCATCACTGCTTCCCTTCGTTTCGATGGTGCCCTCAATGTTGATCTGACAGAGTTCCAGACCAACTTGGTGCCATATCCCCGTATCCACTTCCCTCTGGCCACATATGCCCCCGTCATCTCTGCTGAGAAGGCTTACCATGAGCAGCTCTCAGTGGCTGAGATCACAAATGCTTGCTTCgagccagccaatcagatggTGAAATGTGACCCTCGCCACGGCAAGTACATGGCTTGCTGCCTTTTGTACCGTGGTGATGTGGTGCCCAAAGATGTGAACGCTGCCATTGCCACCATCAAAACCAAGCGCACCATCCAGTTTGTGGACTGGTGTCCCACTGGTTTCAAGGTTGGCATCAACTACCAGCCTCCCACCGTGGTTCCTGGTGGAGACCTGGCCAAGGTCCAGAGGGCTGTGTGCATGCTGAGCAACACCACTGCTATCGCAGAGGCCTGGGCTCGGCTTGACCACAAGTTTGATCTGATGTACGCTAAGCGTGCCTTTGTTCACTGGTATGTGGGTGAGGGTATGGAGGAGGGAGAGTTCTCTGAGGCCAGAGAAGACATGGCAGCTCTTGAGAAGGATTATGAGGAGGTCGGAGTCGACTCAATTGAgggtgagggagaggaggaaggagaggaataTTAA